In the genome of Fusobacterium necrogenes, one region contains:
- the dapB gene encoding 4-hydroxy-tetrahydrodipicolinate reductase, translated as MEVIIHGTGTMASIVAQCCKEQNISVSGFADELSVEIGDIIIDFSHYSRIENLLKFAISKNIPLVLATTGYSQEILVKIEEASKKIPILLSSNMSLGINLIQDILEKITPLLYASYDIELIEKHHNKKIDSPSGTAKTLLETIEKTLMNDMKRKYGRVGVEKREKNEIGVHSLRGGTIIGEHSILFCGNDELIEIKHTALSKKIFAEGAIQAARFLLGKEPNLYTMKNIFNK; from the coding sequence ATGGAAGTAATAATACATGGAACAGGAACAATGGCAAGCATAGTAGCTCAGTGTTGTAAAGAACAAAATATTTCTGTCAGTGGTTTTGCTGATGAGCTATCAGTTGAAATTGGAGATATTATAATAGATTTTTCTCATTACTCGAGAATAGAGAATCTATTAAAATTTGCGATTTCAAAAAATATTCCACTTGTTTTAGCTACGACTGGCTATTCACAAGAAATTTTAGTTAAAATAGAAGAGGCAAGTAAAAAAATTCCTATACTTTTATCATCAAATATGTCCTTAGGGATAAACTTAATTCAAGATATTTTAGAGAAAATAACACCTTTATTATATGCTAGCTATGATATAGAATTAATAGAAAAACATCATAATAAAAAAATAGATTCTCCAAGTGGAACAGCAAAAACATTATTAGAAACAATCGAAAAAACTTTGATGAATGATATGAAAAGAAAGTATGGTAGAGTTGGAGTGGAGAAAAGAGAGAAAAATGAGATAGGAGTTCACTCTTTAAGAGGTGGGACTATTATAGGAGAACATTCTATCTTATTTTGCGGAAATGATGAATTAATAGAGATAAAGCATACAGCGCTCTCTAAAAAGATATTTGCTGAAGGAGCTATACAAGCAGCTAGATTTTTATTAGGAAAAGAGCCAAATTTGTATACGATGAAAAATATTTTTAATAAATAA